One genomic region from Oryzias melastigma strain HK-1 linkage group LG19, ASM292280v2, whole genome shotgun sequence encodes:
- the cyth1b gene encoding cytohesin-1b isoform X1, with translation MGTVSELCASSFQAFLCPTVRAGTPAAASVPDDLSPEEQQELESIRCRKKELLLDIQRLKDEIEEVTSEIENLGVTEQRKSMQRSKQMAMGRKKFNMDHTKGIRFLIDSSLLKNTSEDIAKFLYKGEGLNKTAIGDYLGERDDFNIKVLHAFLELHEFTDLNLVQALRQFLWSFRLPGEAQKIDRMMEAFAQRYCHCNPGVFQSTDTCYVLSFAVIMLNTSLHNPNVKDKPSVQRFTAMNRGINDGGDLPEDLLRNLYESIKNEPFKIPEDDGNDLTHTFFNPDREGWLLKLGGRMKTWKRRWFILTDNCLYYFEYTTDKEPRGIIPLENLSIREVEDSKKPNCFELFIPNHKDQVIKACKTEADGRVVEGNHTFYRISAPTAEEKEEWIKSIKAAISKDPFYEMLAARKKKVSTLRGL, from the exons ATGGGGACTGTGAGTGAGCTGTGTGCGTCCAGCTTCCAGGCTTTTCTCTGTCCTACAGTGCGAGCAGGAACACCTGCTGCAGCATCAG TGCCTGATGATCTCAGTCccgaggagcagcaggagctggagaGCATCCGCTGCAGGAagaaggagctgctgctggacatACAG AGGCTGAAAGATGAGATAGAAGAGGTGACCAGTGAAATAGAAAACCTGGGAGTGACAGAACAGAG GAAAAGTATGCAGAGGAGTAAACAGATGGCTATGGGACGGAAAAAGTTTAACATGGACCACACAAAG gggATTCGATTCTTGATTGACAGCTCGCTTTTGAAAAACACCAGCGAAGACATCGCTAAGTTTCTGTACAAAGGAGAAGGGCTGAACAAAACCGCCATCGGGGATTACCTCGGGGAGAG AGACGACTTCAACATCAAAGTTCTTCACGCTTTCCTGGAGTTACACGAGTTCACGGACCTGAACCTGGTGCAGGCTCTGCGGCAGTTTCTGTGGAGCTTCAGGCTGCCCGGCGAGGCTCAGAAGATCGACCGGATGATGGAGGCGTTCGCCCAGAGATACTGTCACTGCAACCCCGGAGTGTTTCAAAGCACGG ATACCTGCTACGTGTTGTCATTCGCCGTCATCATGCTGAACACGAGTCTACACAACCCCAACGTGAAGGACAAACCCTCGGTCCAGAGGTTCACGGCGATGAACCGAGGAATCAACGATGGCGGAGACCTGCCTGAAGATCTGCTCAGA AATCTGTATGAAAGCATCAAGAACGAACCCTTTAAGATCCCAGAGGATGATGGCAACGACCTCACACACACGTTCTTCAACCCCGACAGAGAAGGATGGCTGCTGAAACTAG GGGGACGAATGAAGACCTGGAAAAGACGCTGGTTCATTCTCACAGACAACTGCCTGTACTACTTTGAATACACCACT GATAAGGAACCCAGAGGGATAATTCCGCTGGAGAATCTGAGCATCAGAGAAGTTGAAGACTCAAAGAAACCG AACTGCTTTGAGCTCTTCATCCCCAACCACAAAGATCAGGTGATCAAAGCCTGTAAGACGGAGGCCGACGGCCGCGTCGTCGAGGGCAACCACACCTTTTACAGAATCTCCGCTCCGACCGCAGAGGAGAAGGAAGAATGGATCAAGAGCATCAA AGCTGCCATCAGCAAAGACCCGTTCTATGAGATGCTGGCTGCTCGGAAGAAGAAAGTCTCCACCCTGAGAGGCTtgtag
- the cyth1b gene encoding cytohesin-1b isoform X3 — MGTVSELCASSFQAFLCPTVRAGTPAAASVPDDLSPEEQQELESIRCRKKELLLDIQRLKDEIEEVTSEIENLGVTEQRKSMQRSKQMAMGRKKFNMDHTKGIRFLIDSSLLKNTSEDIAKFLYKGEGLNKTAIGDYLGERQVTLMLLCTEISTHSNDLLSAERPHQRRSEAKDTCYVLSFAVIMLNTSLHNPNVKDKPSVQRFTAMNRGINDGGDLPEDLLRNLYESIKNEPFKIPEDDGNDLTHTFFNPDREGWLLKLGGGRMKTWKRRWFILTDNCLYYFEYTTDKEPRGIIPLENLSIREVEDSKKPNCFELFIPNHKDQVIKACKTEADGRVVEGNHTFYRISAPTAEEKEEWIKSIKAAISKDPFYEMLAARKKKVSTLRGL, encoded by the exons ATGGGGACTGTGAGTGAGCTGTGTGCGTCCAGCTTCCAGGCTTTTCTCTGTCCTACAGTGCGAGCAGGAACACCTGCTGCAGCATCAG TGCCTGATGATCTCAGTCccgaggagcagcaggagctggagaGCATCCGCTGCAGGAagaaggagctgctgctggacatACAG AGGCTGAAAGATGAGATAGAAGAGGTGACCAGTGAAATAGAAAACCTGGGAGTGACAGAACAGAG GAAAAGTATGCAGAGGAGTAAACAGATGGCTATGGGACGGAAAAAGTTTAACATGGACCACACAAAG gggATTCGATTCTTGATTGACAGCTCGCTTTTGAAAAACACCAGCGAAGACATCGCTAAGTTTCTGTACAAAGGAGAAGGGCTGAACAAAACCGCCATCGGGGATTACCTCGGGGAGAGGCAAGTCACACTGATGCTCCTCTGCACTGAGATTTCAACTCATTCCAATGATCTACTTTCTGCCGAGCGACCTCATCAAAGACGCTCTGAAGCCAAAG ATACCTGCTACGTGTTGTCATTCGCCGTCATCATGCTGAACACGAGTCTACACAACCCCAACGTGAAGGACAAACCCTCGGTCCAGAGGTTCACGGCGATGAACCGAGGAATCAACGATGGCGGAGACCTGCCTGAAGATCTGCTCAGA AATCTGTATGAAAGCATCAAGAACGAACCCTTTAAGATCCCAGAGGATGATGGCAACGACCTCACACACACGTTCTTCAACCCCGACAGAGAAGGATGGCTGCTGAAACTAGG AGGGGGACGAATGAAGACCTGGAAAAGACGCTGGTTCATTCTCACAGACAACTGCCTGTACTACTTTGAATACACCACT GATAAGGAACCCAGAGGGATAATTCCGCTGGAGAATCTGAGCATCAGAGAAGTTGAAGACTCAAAGAAACCG AACTGCTTTGAGCTCTTCATCCCCAACCACAAAGATCAGGTGATCAAAGCCTGTAAGACGGAGGCCGACGGCCGCGTCGTCGAGGGCAACCACACCTTTTACAGAATCTCCGCTCCGACCGCAGAGGAGAAGGAAGAATGGATCAAGAGCATCAA AGCTGCCATCAGCAAAGACCCGTTCTATGAGATGCTGGCTGCTCGGAAGAAGAAAGTCTCCACCCTGAGAGGCTtgtag
- the cyth1b gene encoding cytohesin-1b isoform X4: MQRSKQMAMGRKKFNMDHTKGIRFLIDSSLLKNTSEDIAKFLYKGEGLNKTAIGDYLGERDDFNIKVLHAFLELHEFTDLNLVQALRQFLWSFRLPGEAQKIDRMMEAFAQRYCHCNPGVFQSTDTCYVLSFAVIMLNTSLHNPNVKDKPSVQRFTAMNRGINDGGDLPEDLLRNLYESIKNEPFKIPEDDGNDLTHTFFNPDREGWLLKLGGGRMKTWKRRWFILTDNCLYYFEYTTDKEPRGIIPLENLSIREVEDSKKPNCFELFIPNHKDQVIKACKTEADGRVVEGNHTFYRISAPTAEEKEEWIKSIKAAISKDPFYEMLAARKKKVSTLRGL; encoded by the exons ATGCAGAGGAGTAAACAGATGGCTATGGGACGGAAAAAGTTTAACATGGACCACACAAAG gggATTCGATTCTTGATTGACAGCTCGCTTTTGAAAAACACCAGCGAAGACATCGCTAAGTTTCTGTACAAAGGAGAAGGGCTGAACAAAACCGCCATCGGGGATTACCTCGGGGAGAG AGACGACTTCAACATCAAAGTTCTTCACGCTTTCCTGGAGTTACACGAGTTCACGGACCTGAACCTGGTGCAGGCTCTGCGGCAGTTTCTGTGGAGCTTCAGGCTGCCCGGCGAGGCTCAGAAGATCGACCGGATGATGGAGGCGTTCGCCCAGAGATACTGTCACTGCAACCCCGGAGTGTTTCAAAGCACGG ATACCTGCTACGTGTTGTCATTCGCCGTCATCATGCTGAACACGAGTCTACACAACCCCAACGTGAAGGACAAACCCTCGGTCCAGAGGTTCACGGCGATGAACCGAGGAATCAACGATGGCGGAGACCTGCCTGAAGATCTGCTCAGA AATCTGTATGAAAGCATCAAGAACGAACCCTTTAAGATCCCAGAGGATGATGGCAACGACCTCACACACACGTTCTTCAACCCCGACAGAGAAGGATGGCTGCTGAAACTAGG AGGGGGACGAATGAAGACCTGGAAAAGACGCTGGTTCATTCTCACAGACAACTGCCTGTACTACTTTGAATACACCACT GATAAGGAACCCAGAGGGATAATTCCGCTGGAGAATCTGAGCATCAGAGAAGTTGAAGACTCAAAGAAACCG AACTGCTTTGAGCTCTTCATCCCCAACCACAAAGATCAGGTGATCAAAGCCTGTAAGACGGAGGCCGACGGCCGCGTCGTCGAGGGCAACCACACCTTTTACAGAATCTCCGCTCCGACCGCAGAGGAGAAGGAAGAATGGATCAAGAGCATCAA AGCTGCCATCAGCAAAGACCCGTTCTATGAGATGCTGGCTGCTCGGAAGAAGAAAGTCTCCACCCTGAGAGGCTtgtag
- the cyth1b gene encoding cytohesin-1b isoform X2 has product MVLKSEEGVVPDDLSPEEQQELESIRCRKKELLLDIQRLKDEIEEVTSEIENLGVTEQRKSMQRSKQMAMGRKKFNMDHTKGIRFLIDSSLLKNTSEDIAKFLYKGEGLNKTAIGDYLGERDDFNIKVLHAFLELHEFTDLNLVQALRQFLWSFRLPGEAQKIDRMMEAFAQRYCHCNPGVFQSTDTCYVLSFAVIMLNTSLHNPNVKDKPSVQRFTAMNRGINDGGDLPEDLLRNLYESIKNEPFKIPEDDGNDLTHTFFNPDREGWLLKLGGRMKTWKRRWFILTDNCLYYFEYTTDKEPRGIIPLENLSIREVEDSKKPNCFELFIPNHKDQVIKACKTEADGRVVEGNHTFYRISAPTAEEKEEWIKSIKAAISKDPFYEMLAARKKKVSTLRGL; this is encoded by the exons ATGGTTCTGAAGTCGGAAGAAGGAGTTG TGCCTGATGATCTCAGTCccgaggagcagcaggagctggagaGCATCCGCTGCAGGAagaaggagctgctgctggacatACAG AGGCTGAAAGATGAGATAGAAGAGGTGACCAGTGAAATAGAAAACCTGGGAGTGACAGAACAGAG GAAAAGTATGCAGAGGAGTAAACAGATGGCTATGGGACGGAAAAAGTTTAACATGGACCACACAAAG gggATTCGATTCTTGATTGACAGCTCGCTTTTGAAAAACACCAGCGAAGACATCGCTAAGTTTCTGTACAAAGGAGAAGGGCTGAACAAAACCGCCATCGGGGATTACCTCGGGGAGAG AGACGACTTCAACATCAAAGTTCTTCACGCTTTCCTGGAGTTACACGAGTTCACGGACCTGAACCTGGTGCAGGCTCTGCGGCAGTTTCTGTGGAGCTTCAGGCTGCCCGGCGAGGCTCAGAAGATCGACCGGATGATGGAGGCGTTCGCCCAGAGATACTGTCACTGCAACCCCGGAGTGTTTCAAAGCACGG ATACCTGCTACGTGTTGTCATTCGCCGTCATCATGCTGAACACGAGTCTACACAACCCCAACGTGAAGGACAAACCCTCGGTCCAGAGGTTCACGGCGATGAACCGAGGAATCAACGATGGCGGAGACCTGCCTGAAGATCTGCTCAGA AATCTGTATGAAAGCATCAAGAACGAACCCTTTAAGATCCCAGAGGATGATGGCAACGACCTCACACACACGTTCTTCAACCCCGACAGAGAAGGATGGCTGCTGAAACTAG GGGGACGAATGAAGACCTGGAAAAGACGCTGGTTCATTCTCACAGACAACTGCCTGTACTACTTTGAATACACCACT GATAAGGAACCCAGAGGGATAATTCCGCTGGAGAATCTGAGCATCAGAGAAGTTGAAGACTCAAAGAAACCG AACTGCTTTGAGCTCTTCATCCCCAACCACAAAGATCAGGTGATCAAAGCCTGTAAGACGGAGGCCGACGGCCGCGTCGTCGAGGGCAACCACACCTTTTACAGAATCTCCGCTCCGACCGCAGAGGAGAAGGAAGAATGGATCAAGAGCATCAA AGCTGCCATCAGCAAAGACCCGTTCTATGAGATGCTGGCTGCTCGGAAGAAGAAAGTCTCCACCCTGAGAGGCTtgtag